One Bombus pyrosoma isolate SC7728 linkage group LG9, ASM1482585v1, whole genome shotgun sequence genomic window carries:
- the LOC122571099 gene encoding protein cueball — protein sequence MTSRKNLAVILTTVLGIFTINIHARSWDIAIAIGREVEFLAQNQTIIGQAKLAEAVTLSGVAYDDITRTMYFSDVSNKNITIFSNDLEDKNFTLKPLLKKQSKSYILALAFDIKSRTLFWSDALQGVIMKMHVSEDGLPEEPTILHNLTYQSPRGIALDVCNSHIYWVNSNNTNPSIEKSNLDGSNRVTVIKEDLYEPLAVAIDHSNKKLYWIDDAEGLRIKIERSNLDGSERELLVHPKRHQPVYLALDHNSIYWSDLVHRAVWTIPKDAKFDEPKMFRSYQSTHDADPAGIVTRDNVGKVECPVNTNVTQNTNPTNLSLDEKSYNNLITSTEESELTTETSKHCLNDGHVGEKEGTCQCRLGFTGPYCEMNLCHNYCFQGNCSINSDGLPTCKCNNAFIGPRCETDLCKDYCLHDGQCSVQDEKPVCKCKYSEGSRCEILGNTAELCEIICATERVPTSIVTAHCRCPEKNRLAQMVIAKEENEYSTWLPIFGAAVGVLILVIAVLSFYVNKFRKRPRIKKRFVVSKGGVTPLTSRPQLPDNQCEITIENCCNMNICETPCFEPKLCVAASGANVSKKEEKNSLLDNMEENSW from the exons ATGACATCCCGTAAAAACTTGGCTGTTATATTAACGACAGTACTTGGAATTTTCACGATTAACATTCACGCCAGATCCTGGG ATATAGCGATCGCGATAGGGCGTGAAGTTGAATTTCTCGCACAAAATCAGACGATAATCGGACAGGCAAAGTTAGCGGAAGCTGTGACTCTATCGGGGGTGGCCTACGATGATATCACTAGAACAATGTATTTTAGCGATGTGAGTAACAAGAATATAACCATATTCAGTAATGACCTGGAGGACAAGAATTTCACGTTGAAACCGTTACTTAAAA AACAAAGCAAAAGTTACATTCTTGCGCTTGCCTTTGACATAAAGAGTCGAACCCTATTTTGGAGCGACGCTTTGCAAGGAGTGATCATGAAGATGCACGTATCAGAAGATGGGCTACCGGAAGAACCAACGATCCTCCACAATTTAACGTACCAGAGCCCACGCGGTATCGCTCTGGATGTATGTAACAG TCACATATACTGggtaaatagtaataatacaaatcCAAGTATCGAGAAGTCGAATCTAGACGGAAGCAATCGAGTAACAGTGATCAAAGAGGATTTATACGAGCCACTGGCTGTCGCTATAGATCACAGTAACAAGAAGCTATATTGGATTGACGATGCAGAAGGCctaagaataaaaatcgagCGCAGCAATCTCGATGGTTCCGAGCGTGAACTATTGGTTCACCCTAAGCGTCATCAACCAGTGTACCTGGCGTTAGATCATAACTCGATATATTGGTCCGATCTGGTGCACAGAGCTGTTTGGACAATACCAAAAGACGCGAAGTTTGACGAGCCAAAGATGTTTCGCTCGTACCAGTCAACTCATGACGCCGATCCAGCTGGGATCGTAACCCGTGATAACGTTGGCAAAGTAGAATGCCCGGTGAATACGAATGTAACACAAAATACTAACCCGACGAACTTGTCGCTTGACGAAAAGtcgtataataatttgataaccAGCACAGAGGAATCGGAACTGACCACAGAGACGTCCAAACACTGCCTGAATGATGGTCATGTGGGTGAGAAGGAAGGAACGTGCCAGTGTAGGCTTGG ATTCACTGGACCGTATTGCGAGATGAATCTTTGTCACAATTACTGCTTCCAAGGCAATTGCAGTATAAATAGTGACGGATTGCCCACATGTAAGTGCAATAACGCATTTATTGGACCAAGATGTGAAACAGACCTCTGCAAAGACTACTGCTTGCATGACGGTCAATGTTCCGTCCAAGATGAAAAACCagtttgtaaatgtaaatattccgAAGGATCTCGTTGCGAGATTTTAGGCAATACTGCTGAACtttgtgaaataatttgtGCAACAGAACGAGTTCCTACTAGCATCGTTACCGCTCATTGCAG GTGTCCCGAAAAGAATCGCCTTGCACAAATGGTGATAGCTAAAGAGGAAAATGAATATAGTACGTGGCTACCAATTTTCGGTGCAGCCGTTGGTGTACTTATTCTTGTAATAGCCGTACTTagtttttatgtaaataaattccGAAAACGGCCACGCATCAAAAAGCGTTTCGTCGTCAGTAAAGGTGGTGTGACACCACTCACATCTCGGCCACAATTGCCGGACAATCAGTGTGAAATAACCATAGAGAACTGTTGCAACATGAATATCTGTGAAACT cCATGTTTCGAACCAAAATTATGTGTGGCAGCGTCGGGAGCTAATGTTTCtaagaaagaggagaagaattCTTTACTCGATAATATGGAGGAGAATTCGTGGTAG
- the LOC122571097 gene encoding xanthine dehydrogenase isoform X1 — MVQDEKTTTQSPLVTSNNVGHDKVSHTLVFYVNGKEVVDDNVDPQWTLLWYLRNKLHLTGTKLGCAEGGCGACTVMISKLDRATEVITHLAVNACLTPVCAMHGLAVTTVEGIGSVKTKLHPVQERIAKAHGSQCGFCTPGIVMSMYALLRNTPKPTMKDLEIAFQGNLCRCTGYRPIIEAYRTFTEEWETMQLMSKSNEKSLTNGECPMGENCCKKIPIAEPTEVFDTKEFCLYDPSQEIIFPPKLHISKHLDEEYLIIKGKDVTWYRPKTLTELLRLKNQYPNAKIVVGNTEIGVEVKFKYLSYPVLIQPILIKEMHVIEEYPKLLNVGASVTLVEMEKALRNQIAIKPEYQTRIFTEIINMLHWFAGKQIRNVAAVGGNIMTGSPISDLNPIFMAAGIKLNVSSMKNGVRLIPMDHTFFKGYRQNVVSPEEILLSIQIPFSEKNQYFVAYKQARRRDDDIAIVNMALNIFFEPESDIVNQAHLAFGGMAPTTVLARKTCDIMVGRKWNTDLLETVYDSLLNELVLPDNVPGGMVKYRKSLTLSLFFKGFLHIAKKLQVYLPKEIESAAEGFHTKEPRSSQYYQVVPKDQEVNDFVGRTVVHASAFKQATGEAIYCDDMPKFSDELYLAVVLSTRAHAKILKIDATKALSLEGVVAFYSGKDLPEKQRFYGPIVQDEQVFISDKVTSHGQVIGAVIAVNQAIAQKAARMVEVEYEDLQPVIISIEDAIKHRSFFEQTPKRIKKGDVEKAFAESKHILEGEVRIGGQEHFYLETNATLVIPKEEDELEVYCSTQHPSEIQKYVSEVLNIQANKVVVKVKRLGGGFGGKESRPAILALPVVFAAYKLRKPVRCMFDRDEDIMITGGRHPFLLKYKVGFDDNGAIKGAQVYIYNNAGYSRDLSSSIVERAMFHFENSYKIPAADVYGFMCKTNIPSNTAFRGFGGPQGMFLAETMIRHIAEYLTKDPAEVAELNLYKEGDTTHYNQKLINCTLQHCWEECLLSSNYNERLVQVQKYNRENRYKKKGLAIVPTKFGISFTALFLNQAGALVHVYTDGSVLISHGGVEMGQGLHTKMIQVASRSLKLKPDKIHIMETATDKVPNTSATAASAASDLNGMAIMYACNEIMKRLKPVIDKNPNGTWEEWIKTAYFERISLSATGFYKTPNIGYSFETNTGNPFNYFTYGVACSEVEIDCLTGDHQVLQTDIVMDLGESINPAIDIGQIEGAFAQGYGLLMLEEMVFLRTGALATRGPGAYKLPGFTDIPEIFNVSLLKGASNPRAVYSSKAVGEPPLFLASSVFFAIREAIKSARQEYGLKNYFQLDAPATAARIRLACVDELTSKIAEPDVQRQWNIIP; from the exons ATGGTTCAGGATGAGAAAACCACTACTCAATCTCCACTTGTCACATCAAATAATGTAGGACATGATAAAGTTTCACATACTTTGGTGTTTTATGTGAATGGCAAGgag gTTGTAGATGACAATGTCGATCCACAATGGACTTTACTATGGTATTTGAGAAATAAAT TACACTTAACCGGCACGAAATTGGGTTGTGCAGAAGGTGGTTGTGGAGCGTGCACTGTAATGATATCAAAATTAGACCGTGCAACAGAGGTTATTAC ACATTTAGCAGTAAACGCGTGCTTGACTCCAGTTTGTGCTATGCATGGTCTAGCGGTTACCACCGTCGAAGGTATTGGAAGTGTTAAAACGAAACTTCATCCGGTTCAAGAGCGCATAGCAAAAGCACACGGGTCACAATGCGGTTTTTGCACACCTGGGATTGTGATGTCTATGTACGCATTGCTACGAAACACTCCTAAACCAACCATGAAGGATCTTGAAATTGCCTTTCAAG GAAATTTATGCAGGTGTACTGGGTACCGCCCTATCATAGAGGCTTATAGAACCTTTACGGAAGAATGGGAAACAATGCAATTAATGTcaaaaagtaatgaaaaatcTTTAACAAATGGAGAATGTCCTATGGGAgaaaattgttgtaaaaaGATACCAATAGCAGAACCTACAGAAGTTTTTGATACGAAAGAATTCTGTCTGTATGATCCTTctcaagaaattatatttccaccCAAGTTAcac ATTTCTAAGCACCTAGATGAAGaatacttaataataaaaggaaaagatgtCACATGGTACAGACCAAAAACTCTTACTGAGTTATTgcgattaaaaaatcaatatccAAATGCAAAAATTGTTGTAGGAAACACAGAGATAG GGGTTGAAGTTAAATTCAAGTACTTATCCTATCCAGTTCTTATACAgcctattttaattaaagaaatgcaTGTTATAGAAGAATATCCAAAATTATTGAATGTAGGTGCTAGTGTCACACTTGTTGAGATGGAGAAAGCCTTACGAAATCAAATTGCCATAAAACCTG AATACCAAACAAGAATTTTtactgaaataattaatatgctTCATTGGTTTGCTGGGAAACAAATCAGAAATGTTGCA gCTGTTGGTGGAAATATAATGACAGGAAGTCCCATATCAGATCTAAATCCAATTTTTATGGCAGCTGGAATAAAACTGAATGTTTCGAGCATGAAGAATGGAGTCAGGCTTATTCCAATGGATCATACTTTTTTTAAGGGCTATAGACAAAATGTTGTTTCACCAGAAGAGATTTTACTTTCGATTCAAATACCGTTTTCCGAAAAA AATCAATATTTTGTTGCCTATAAACAAGCAAGAAGGCGAGACGATGACATTGCTATCGTTAATATggcattaaatatattctttgaaCCAGAAAGTGACATTGTTAATCAAGCACATCTGGCTTTTGGTGGAATGGCTCCAACGACAGTTTTAGCTAGAAAAACTTGTGACATTATGGTTGGaag AAAATGGAACACAGATCTTCTAGAAACCGTTTACGATTCATTATTAAACGAACTAGTTTTACCAGATAATGTTCCAGGTGGAATGGTCAAGTATCGTAAATCTTTAACTTTaag CCTATTCTTTAAAGGATTTTTACACATAGCTAAAAAGCTCCAAGTATATTTGccgaaagaaattgaaagtgCTGCAGAAGGATTTCACACTAAAGAACCAAGGAGTTCACAATATTATCAAGTG GTCCCAAAGGATCAGGAGGTAAATGATTTTGTTGGAAGAACAGTTGTTCATGCCAGTGCATTTAAACAGGCAACAGGGGAAGCAATATATTGTGATGATATGCCAAAATTCTCTGACGAGCTTTATTTAGCTGTAGTTTTATCTACCAGAGCTCAtgcaaaaattttgaaaatcgatGCAACTAAAGCATTGTCGTTAGAAGGAGTGGTTGCCTTTTATAGTGGGAAAGATTTACCCGAAAAGCAACGATTTTATGGTCCTATAGTTCAAGATGAACAAGTGTTTATTTCAGACAAA GTGACAAGTCACGGTCAAGTAATTGGAGCAGTCATAGCTGTTAATCAAGCTATTGCACAGAAGGCTGCTAGAATGGTTGAAGTCGAGTATGAAGATTTACAACCAGTGATCATTTCTATAGAG GACGCTATTAAACATCGTTCCTTTTTCGAGCAAACACcgaaacgtataaaaaagGGAGATGTAGAAAAGGCTTTCGCCGAATCGAAACATATTCTCGAAGGAGAAGTTCGAATAGGAGGGCAAGAGCATTTTTACCTCGAGACAAACGCAACTTTGGTAATTCCCAAGGAAGAAGACGAATTAGAAGTATATTGTTCAACGCAACATCCTTCAGAAATTCAGAAATACGTTTCAGaggttttaaatattcaagctAATAAGGTTGTGGTTAAAGTGAAAAGATTAGGTGGTGGTTTTGGAGGAAAAGAGTCTCGCCCTGCAATACTTGCTTTACCAGTTGTTTTTGCTGCatacaa ATTAAGAAAACCAGTACGCTGTATGTTTGATAGAGACGAAGATATTATGATAACTGGAGGAAGACATCcgtttttgttaaaatataaagttggATTTGACGATAATGGTGCGATTAAAGGAGCACAAGTTTATATTTACAACAACGCGGGATACTCCCGCGATCTTTCTTCGTCA atTGTAGAACGTGCTATGttccattttgaaaattcgtataaaataccAGCAGCTGATGTGTATGGTTTTATGTGTAAAACTAATATACCGTCAAATACAGCGTTCCGTGGTTTCGGAGGTCCACAAGGAATGTTTTTAGCCGAAACAATGATCAGACATATTGCAGAATATTTAACTAAAGATCCTGCTGAG GTTgcagaattaaatttatacaaggAAGGAGATACCACACATTATAATCAAAAGCTTATTAATTGTACATTGCAACATTGCTGGGAAGAGTGTCTTTTATCTTCAAATTACAATGAACGGCTTGTACAAGTTCAAAAGTATAACAG AGAAAATAGGTACAAGAAAAAGGGATTGGCAATAGTTCCAACCAAATTTGGTATTTCTTTCACTGCACTGTTTTTAAATCAAGCAGGGGCACTTGTACATGTTTATACAGATGGTTCTGTATTAATTAGTCATGGTGGTGTTGAAATGGGACAAGGTTTACATACAAAAATGATACAA gTAGCAAGCAGATCACTGAAACTGAAACcagataaaatacatataatggAAACTGCTACCGATAAAGTACCAAATACATCTGCTACAGCAGCTAGTGCTGCTTCAGATTTGAATGGTATGGCTATTATG tATGCTTGTAACGAAATTATGAAACGACTAAAACCAGTGATAGATAAAAACCCAAATGGAACATGGGAAGAGTGGATAAAAACAGCttattttgaaagaattagCCTTTCCGCTACCGGTTTTTATAAAACTCCTAATATAGGATACTCATTCGAAACTAACACAGGAAatccatttaattattttacatatggTGTTGCGTGTTCTGAAGTAGAAATTGATTGCCTGACTGGAGACCAtcaa GTATTGCAAACTGATATTGTAATGGATTTAGGAGAAAGCATAAATCCTGCAATTGACATAGGACAAATTGAAGGAGCTTTTGCTCAAGGATATGGTCTTCTTATGCTAGAAGAAATGGTATTTCTCAGAACTGGAGCCCTTGCTACTAGAGGTCCAGGTGCATATAAGCTACCTGGTTTTACAGATATTCccgaaatatttaatgtatccTTATTGAAAGGTGCCTCAAATCCTCGTGCTGTTTACTCATCCAAG gcTGTAGGAGAACCACCACTATTTTTAGCATCTTCCGTGTTCTTCGCAATAAGAGAAGCTATTAAATCTGCTCGTCAGGAATATGGTCtcaaaaattactttcaattaGACGCACCTGCAACTGCTGCCCGTATTCGACTAGCATGTGTTGATGAACTTACTTCAAAG ATTGCAGAACCAGATGTACAACGTCAGTGGAATATTATtccatag
- the LOC122571097 gene encoding xanthine dehydrogenase isoform X2 → MQLMSKSNEKSLTNGECPMGENCCKKIPIAEPTEVFDTKEFCLYDPSQEIIFPPKLHISKHLDEEYLIIKGKDVTWYRPKTLTELLRLKNQYPNAKIVVGNTEIGVEVKFKYLSYPVLIQPILIKEMHVIEEYPKLLNVGASVTLVEMEKALRNQIAIKPEYQTRIFTEIINMLHWFAGKQIRNVAAVGGNIMTGSPISDLNPIFMAAGIKLNVSSMKNGVRLIPMDHTFFKGYRQNVVSPEEILLSIQIPFSEKNQYFVAYKQARRRDDDIAIVNMALNIFFEPESDIVNQAHLAFGGMAPTTVLARKTCDIMVGRKWNTDLLETVYDSLLNELVLPDNVPGGMVKYRKSLTLSLFFKGFLHIAKKLQVYLPKEIESAAEGFHTKEPRSSQYYQVVPKDQEVNDFVGRTVVHASAFKQATGEAIYCDDMPKFSDELYLAVVLSTRAHAKILKIDATKALSLEGVVAFYSGKDLPEKQRFYGPIVQDEQVFISDKVTSHGQVIGAVIAVNQAIAQKAARMVEVEYEDLQPVIISIEDAIKHRSFFEQTPKRIKKGDVEKAFAESKHILEGEVRIGGQEHFYLETNATLVIPKEEDELEVYCSTQHPSEIQKYVSEVLNIQANKVVVKVKRLGGGFGGKESRPAILALPVVFAAYKLRKPVRCMFDRDEDIMITGGRHPFLLKYKVGFDDNGAIKGAQVYIYNNAGYSRDLSSSIVERAMFHFENSYKIPAADVYGFMCKTNIPSNTAFRGFGGPQGMFLAETMIRHIAEYLTKDPAEVAELNLYKEGDTTHYNQKLINCTLQHCWEECLLSSNYNERLVQVQKYNRENRYKKKGLAIVPTKFGISFTALFLNQAGALVHVYTDGSVLISHGGVEMGQGLHTKMIQVASRSLKLKPDKIHIMETATDKVPNTSATAASAASDLNGMAIMYACNEIMKRLKPVIDKNPNGTWEEWIKTAYFERISLSATGFYKTPNIGYSFETNTGNPFNYFTYGVACSEVEIDCLTGDHQVLQTDIVMDLGESINPAIDIGQIEGAFAQGYGLLMLEEMVFLRTGALATRGPGAYKLPGFTDIPEIFNVSLLKGASNPRAVYSSKAVGEPPLFLASSVFFAIREAIKSARQEYGLKNYFQLDAPATAARIRLACVDELTSKIAEPDVQRQWNIIP, encoded by the exons ATGCAATTAATGTcaaaaagtaatgaaaaatcTTTAACAAATGGAGAATGTCCTATGGGAgaaaattgttgtaaaaaGATACCAATAGCAGAACCTACAGAAGTTTTTGATACGAAAGAATTCTGTCTGTATGATCCTTctcaagaaattatatttccaccCAAGTTAcac ATTTCTAAGCACCTAGATGAAGaatacttaataataaaaggaaaagatgtCACATGGTACAGACCAAAAACTCTTACTGAGTTATTgcgattaaaaaatcaatatccAAATGCAAAAATTGTTGTAGGAAACACAGAGATAG GGGTTGAAGTTAAATTCAAGTACTTATCCTATCCAGTTCTTATACAgcctattttaattaaagaaatgcaTGTTATAGAAGAATATCCAAAATTATTGAATGTAGGTGCTAGTGTCACACTTGTTGAGATGGAGAAAGCCTTACGAAATCAAATTGCCATAAAACCTG AATACCAAACAAGAATTTTtactgaaataattaatatgctTCATTGGTTTGCTGGGAAACAAATCAGAAATGTTGCA gCTGTTGGTGGAAATATAATGACAGGAAGTCCCATATCAGATCTAAATCCAATTTTTATGGCAGCTGGAATAAAACTGAATGTTTCGAGCATGAAGAATGGAGTCAGGCTTATTCCAATGGATCATACTTTTTTTAAGGGCTATAGACAAAATGTTGTTTCACCAGAAGAGATTTTACTTTCGATTCAAATACCGTTTTCCGAAAAA AATCAATATTTTGTTGCCTATAAACAAGCAAGAAGGCGAGACGATGACATTGCTATCGTTAATATggcattaaatatattctttgaaCCAGAAAGTGACATTGTTAATCAAGCACATCTGGCTTTTGGTGGAATGGCTCCAACGACAGTTTTAGCTAGAAAAACTTGTGACATTATGGTTGGaag AAAATGGAACACAGATCTTCTAGAAACCGTTTACGATTCATTATTAAACGAACTAGTTTTACCAGATAATGTTCCAGGTGGAATGGTCAAGTATCGTAAATCTTTAACTTTaag CCTATTCTTTAAAGGATTTTTACACATAGCTAAAAAGCTCCAAGTATATTTGccgaaagaaattgaaagtgCTGCAGAAGGATTTCACACTAAAGAACCAAGGAGTTCACAATATTATCAAGTG GTCCCAAAGGATCAGGAGGTAAATGATTTTGTTGGAAGAACAGTTGTTCATGCCAGTGCATTTAAACAGGCAACAGGGGAAGCAATATATTGTGATGATATGCCAAAATTCTCTGACGAGCTTTATTTAGCTGTAGTTTTATCTACCAGAGCTCAtgcaaaaattttgaaaatcgatGCAACTAAAGCATTGTCGTTAGAAGGAGTGGTTGCCTTTTATAGTGGGAAAGATTTACCCGAAAAGCAACGATTTTATGGTCCTATAGTTCAAGATGAACAAGTGTTTATTTCAGACAAA GTGACAAGTCACGGTCAAGTAATTGGAGCAGTCATAGCTGTTAATCAAGCTATTGCACAGAAGGCTGCTAGAATGGTTGAAGTCGAGTATGAAGATTTACAACCAGTGATCATTTCTATAGAG GACGCTATTAAACATCGTTCCTTTTTCGAGCAAACACcgaaacgtataaaaaagGGAGATGTAGAAAAGGCTTTCGCCGAATCGAAACATATTCTCGAAGGAGAAGTTCGAATAGGAGGGCAAGAGCATTTTTACCTCGAGACAAACGCAACTTTGGTAATTCCCAAGGAAGAAGACGAATTAGAAGTATATTGTTCAACGCAACATCCTTCAGAAATTCAGAAATACGTTTCAGaggttttaaatattcaagctAATAAGGTTGTGGTTAAAGTGAAAAGATTAGGTGGTGGTTTTGGAGGAAAAGAGTCTCGCCCTGCAATACTTGCTTTACCAGTTGTTTTTGCTGCatacaa ATTAAGAAAACCAGTACGCTGTATGTTTGATAGAGACGAAGATATTATGATAACTGGAGGAAGACATCcgtttttgttaaaatataaagttggATTTGACGATAATGGTGCGATTAAAGGAGCACAAGTTTATATTTACAACAACGCGGGATACTCCCGCGATCTTTCTTCGTCA atTGTAGAACGTGCTATGttccattttgaaaattcgtataaaataccAGCAGCTGATGTGTATGGTTTTATGTGTAAAACTAATATACCGTCAAATACAGCGTTCCGTGGTTTCGGAGGTCCACAAGGAATGTTTTTAGCCGAAACAATGATCAGACATATTGCAGAATATTTAACTAAAGATCCTGCTGAG GTTgcagaattaaatttatacaaggAAGGAGATACCACACATTATAATCAAAAGCTTATTAATTGTACATTGCAACATTGCTGGGAAGAGTGTCTTTTATCTTCAAATTACAATGAACGGCTTGTACAAGTTCAAAAGTATAACAG AGAAAATAGGTACAAGAAAAAGGGATTGGCAATAGTTCCAACCAAATTTGGTATTTCTTTCACTGCACTGTTTTTAAATCAAGCAGGGGCACTTGTACATGTTTATACAGATGGTTCTGTATTAATTAGTCATGGTGGTGTTGAAATGGGACAAGGTTTACATACAAAAATGATACAA gTAGCAAGCAGATCACTGAAACTGAAACcagataaaatacatataatggAAACTGCTACCGATAAAGTACCAAATACATCTGCTACAGCAGCTAGTGCTGCTTCAGATTTGAATGGTATGGCTATTATG tATGCTTGTAACGAAATTATGAAACGACTAAAACCAGTGATAGATAAAAACCCAAATGGAACATGGGAAGAGTGGATAAAAACAGCttattttgaaagaattagCCTTTCCGCTACCGGTTTTTATAAAACTCCTAATATAGGATACTCATTCGAAACTAACACAGGAAatccatttaattattttacatatggTGTTGCGTGTTCTGAAGTAGAAATTGATTGCCTGACTGGAGACCAtcaa GTATTGCAAACTGATATTGTAATGGATTTAGGAGAAAGCATAAATCCTGCAATTGACATAGGACAAATTGAAGGAGCTTTTGCTCAAGGATATGGTCTTCTTATGCTAGAAGAAATGGTATTTCTCAGAACTGGAGCCCTTGCTACTAGAGGTCCAGGTGCATATAAGCTACCTGGTTTTACAGATATTCccgaaatatttaatgtatccTTATTGAAAGGTGCCTCAAATCCTCGTGCTGTTTACTCATCCAAG gcTGTAGGAGAACCACCACTATTTTTAGCATCTTCCGTGTTCTTCGCAATAAGAGAAGCTATTAAATCTGCTCGTCAGGAATATGGTCtcaaaaattactttcaattaGACGCACCTGCAACTGCTGCCCGTATTCGACTAGCATGTGTTGATGAACTTACTTCAAAG ATTGCAGAACCAGATGTACAACGTCAGTGGAATATTATtccatag
- the LOC122571100 gene encoding anamorsin homolog, with protein MSFLKENHSVLVVLDSEISNNDIVDFISGIKKHLSNAEQLTTVSTKELQKCINSSSYDAIISIFKRSCPNLKMLLEESLRMLKPGATLIIYESLQEKENAHSLYDERVSNLKLIGFKVKAQESLDTKQLKDLLLNTYNNTDNICEVVAEKRSFEIGSSVTLNFGEKKSSNVWKLDSAVDEELIDEDDLLDESDIVKPITNLRVCSTTGKRKACKDCSCGLAEELSGKTAPEGTTKSSCGNCYLGDAFRCASCPYLGMPAFKPGEKVVLLESQLKAD; from the exons ATGTCTTTTCTCAAAGAAAATCATAGTGTACTGGTAGTCCTAGATAGCGAAATTTCCAATAATGACATCGTAGACTTCATCAGTGGAATTAAAAAACATCTTAGCAATGCCGAACAGCTGACAACTGTATCAACGAAAGAGCTGCAAAAAT GTATTAATTCTTCTTCCTATGATGCAATTATCTCCATTTTTAAACGATCATGTCCGAATCTTAAAATGCTTTTAGAAGAATCTTTGCGAATGTTGAAACCCGGAGCAACATTGATTATTTATGAGTCACtccaagaaaaagaaaatgcacATTCTCTTTACGATGAAAGGGTATCcaacttaaaattaattggttTTAAAGTAAAAGCGCAAGAAAGTTTAGatacaaaacaattaaaagATCTTCTacttaatacatataataatacagataATATTTGTGAAGTAGTAGCAGAAAAACGTTCATTTGAA attgGTTCTAGTGTAACACTTAATTTTGGTGAAAAAAAATCTTCTAATGTATGGAAACTAGATAGCGCTGTTGATGAAGAATTAATTGATGAAGATGATCTTTTAGATGAAAGTGACATTGTAAAACCTATAACTAATTTGAGAG taTGTAGCACAACAGGTAAACGAAAAGCATGCAAAGATTGTTCTTGTGGATTAGCTGAAGAATTAAGTGGGAAAACTGCACCTGAAGGAACTACAAAGTCTTCATGTGGAAAT TGCTATCTTGGTGATGCATTTCGATGTGCTAGTTGTCCGTATCTTGGTATGCCTGCATTTAAACCTGGTGAAAAAGTAGTTTTACTTGAAAGTCAGTTAAAAGCAGACTAG